Proteins found in one Miscanthus floridulus cultivar M001 chromosome 4, ASM1932011v1, whole genome shotgun sequence genomic segment:
- the LOC136552908 gene encoding phylloplanin-like translates to MACKRILLVIGVVAAASAGASGAPPPQPARIQADVVVTGFVPCNNGTSMRSGSAPGFPGALVQLQCTGEGAAGALAANATTDGKGWFRMAVNTTVAPSSVATSCSLVVDTPLAACNATLPATGALRSGLRLLVSMVFFPRGFSYVATSADDSPAA, encoded by the exons ATGGCTTGTAAACGCATCCTGCTCGTGATCGGGGTCGTCGCCGCGGCGAGCGCGGGCGCATCTGGCGCGCCGCCTCCGCAGCCGGCGCGCATCCAAGCGGACGTCGTCGTGACGGGCTTCGTGCCCTGCAACAACGGCACGTCCATGAGATCGGGCTCTGCTCCTGGGTTCCCAG GCGCGCTGGTGCAGCTGCAGTGCACGGGCGAGGGCGCCGCCGGCGCCCTGGCGGCGAACGCGACGACGGACGGCAAGGGGTGGTTCCGCATGGCGGTGAACACGACGGTGGCGCCGTCGAGCGTGGCGACCAGCTGCAGCCTCGTGGTGGACACCCCGCTGGCCGCCTGCAACGCGACGCTCCCGGCCACCGGGGCGCTCCGCTCCGGGCTCCGGCTGCTCGTCAGCATGGTCTTCTTCCCGCGGGGTTTCTCCTACGTGGCGACGTCGGCCGATGATTCGCCAGCTGCTTAG
- the LOC136552907 gene encoding phylloplanin-like, which produces MASKALLLLAAAVVAAACVVGAADAKFGRLGRLVITGVVPCNTGSLIDIATSPAFPNADVELRCAGKVVAGATTNTNGTFSVELDMTNALAAFIGGCTLVVDTPLIKCNADLTDVGSLVSYLQGPLTRLLGGIFHLFPAGFSFHARRA; this is translated from the exons ATGGCGTCGAAGGCGCTTCTCCTCTTGGCGGCCGCCGTGGTCGCGGCGGCGTGCGTGGTCGGCGCCGCGGACGCCAAGTTCGGCCGCCTGGGCCGTCTCGTCATCACCGGCGTCGTGCCCTGCAACACCGGCAGCCTCATCGACATCGCCACCTCCCCCGCCTTCCCGA ACGCGGACGTGGAGCTGCGGTGCGCGGGCAAGGTGGTGGCGGGCGCGACGACCAACACCAACGGCACCTTCTCCGTGGAGCTGGACATGACCAACGCGCTGGCGGCCTTCATCGGCGGCTGCACGCTGGTGGTGGACACGCCGCTGATCAAGTGCAACGCCGACCTCACCGACGTCGGCAGCCTCGTGTCCTACCTTCAGGGCCCGCTCACCCGCCTGCTCGGCGGCATCTTCCACCTCTTCCCCGCCGGATTCTCCTTCCACGCCCGACGAGCCTGA